One segment of Streptomyces sp. XD-27 DNA contains the following:
- a CDS encoding ParA family protein, translating to MISVALFNNKGGVGKTTLAYHLAHMLQRQGLRVLAVDLDPQSNLTAAILDEEELEELWGKDSELFAQDDHPEQRKLFHRAEGQRTVADAVRPILEGTGDIAAVTPVNVTEGLWLLPGNLELSKFEDKLSAAWLNGYGGDPAAIRTTTAFHRIIDHAAKAVDAQLVLVDVGPNLGAINRAALIAADTVLMPMAADLFSLKGLLNLGPTLRDWRDQWQTVVMPKIPASISAPAGAMRPLGYVIMQPGVRLDRPVRAYERWLARIPWVYGTAILGHPTWSADDRTYEITTLRNYRSLMPLAHDARKPMFDLKASDGALGGHQKNVMTCYQEFHALARALTERLEVA from the coding sequence GTGATCTCAGTTGCGCTGTTCAACAACAAGGGCGGTGTCGGCAAGACGACGCTCGCCTACCACCTCGCTCACATGCTGCAGCGCCAGGGGCTCCGCGTCCTCGCCGTGGATCTCGACCCCCAGTCGAACCTCACCGCGGCGATCCTGGACGAGGAGGAGCTGGAAGAGCTTTGGGGCAAGGACTCCGAGCTGTTCGCGCAGGACGACCACCCGGAACAGCGCAAGCTGTTCCACCGTGCCGAAGGGCAGCGCACCGTCGCCGACGCTGTGCGGCCGATCCTGGAGGGCACCGGCGATATCGCCGCCGTCACCCCGGTGAACGTCACGGAGGGGCTCTGGTTACTCCCGGGGAACCTCGAGCTGAGCAAGTTCGAGGACAAGCTCTCCGCTGCCTGGCTCAACGGTTACGGCGGCGACCCGGCGGCGATCCGCACCACCACAGCCTTCCACCGCATCATCGACCATGCGGCCAAGGCCGTCGACGCCCAGCTCGTGCTCGTCGATGTCGGCCCGAACCTCGGCGCGATCAACCGCGCGGCTCTGATCGCCGCGGACACCGTGCTCATGCCCATGGCCGCGGATCTCTTCTCCCTCAAGGGTCTGCTCAACCTCGGTCCGACCCTGCGCGACTGGCGTGACCAGTGGCAGACCGTCGTGATGCCGAAGATCCCCGCCTCCATCTCGGCTCCGGCAGGGGCCATGCGGCCGCTGGGTTACGTGATCATGCAGCCGGGAGTGCGCCTCGACAGGCCGGTTCGCGCATACGAGCGCTGGCTCGCCCGGATTCCCTGGGTGTACGGCACCGCGATTCTGGGCCATCCGACCTGGTCCGCCGACGATCGCACCTACGAGATCACCACCTTGCGGAACTACCGCAGTCTGATGCCGCTCGCCCACGACGCCCGCAAGCCGATGTTCGATCTCAAGGCGTCCGACGGAGCGCTCGGAGGCCATCAGAAGAACGTGATGACCTGCTACCAGGAGTTCCACGCGCTCGCTCGTGCTCTGACCGAGCGGCTCGAGGTCGCATAG